AAAATAAAATGGAAAAGAGAAAAGAACTTTTAAGTGATTATGATAAAACAATACGACTAGTTAAGAATTTTGGATTAAAAATTACGCTATTGATATTAGGATTACTTTTCTTAGCCGGATCGCTCGGAATGTAGTAATTGTTAACACCCAAATTCTTTCCGTTCCCTAAACAACTAATCGGAAAATAGCTAAAAGACAAAAACCACGCATCGCCGTGGTTTTGAGTGTTAAGCCGCTATTAGTTTGTTTTTTTACAGATTATTTTTCATTATAATTTCTTTTACGCCTCCTTTTGTTAAAATTATAGAATTGTACATTCCCGATTTATTCAGTACAAATTCTACAGTTCTGTCATTATTATCTGCTCTAAAAAATTTTGTTTTAGATTCAGGTAAAAGTTCAATTTCGGAGTTGTTATAATATAATTTTTCTCCGTTTTTGATTATTTCAATTTCGCCATATTTACCCGTATACTTGTCATATTGGGTAATGTCTGCTTTTATTTGATGGTGTTTGTACGGAAGTTCTACTTCTTTTTGAAAAGCAATTGCAGCAAGACTATACGCAATGATATGCGAAGGAGATTCGTTATTAGATAGCACCGCAATAAAAATTCCATCATCGGTAAATCGGTTAAAAGAGGTCATTGTACCAAAGAAACCGCCATCATGTGCAATCAGTTGATGCCCCTGATTGTAAAATGGATTAATCATAAGTCCGTAACCATATGTTTGATTGTTATAAGAAGTAAACATTTTCTTTTTCATTTCTGCAGATAAGATAGTTGTACCATAAAGCGCTTTATCCCACAAAGCCAAATCGTCTAGGGTAGAATAAACTCCATCATGCCCGATGTTAAACGTCCAATTGATGTATGGATTCTGAACATATCCTTTTTCGGTTTTATGATAAACCCTTGCTTTTTTTGAAATTATCGAATCATTATTACTGACTCCTGTATTCTTCATTCCTACTTTATCAAAGATGTTTTTCTTTAAATAAACGGCGTATTTTTCACCAGATACTTTTTCAATAATCTTACCTAACAAATAATATCCAATATTACTGTATTCGCTTTTAGTTCCTGGCTCAAACTCATAAGGCATTTTTTTTATTTCATTATATGCTTCATCTGCCGAAACAGTACTTATTGCCAATTCTTTAAAACCCATACCCAGTCCAGAAGAATGACATAAAAGCATGTGAATAGTAACTTTATCGGCTTTTGGGTAATCAGGAAAAAATTTGCTTAGCTTATCGTCAAGAGATAATTTTCCGTTTTCTACCAATAGCAGAATAGCTGTTGCAGTAAATTGTTTGGTTACCGAAGCCAATTGAAATTTGGTATCTACTGTGTTTTTAATATCCCATTCGTAGTCCGCTAATCCGTAAGCTTTTTTTAGTAAAACTGAACCGTTTTTTGTGACAATAACAGTACCGCTAAAATTGTTAATATCGACTTGAGCTTGCATATACTTAGCCAGATTAGTAGCTATGTCTTTTTGTCCAAAAAATAGTGTTGGAAAAAGAATGAAAATTAAAAGCAATCTCGATTTGGTTATTTGGTGCGTCTTTTTCATTTTATTTTTTGCAGTTTAAAATTATCTTGGTTAGTATTTTGTCTAGTAATTCAATTTCATCTTCCGACAATCCTTCAAGGGCAGTTTGTCTGTTTTTAAGAATAGCTGGATTTAATAATTCAATTGTTTTTTTGCCTTTTTCGGTGATTTCTAGGTTGAATTTTCTTCTGTCAGATTCGTTTGTTTTTCGTGTTAGATAATCTTTTTTAACCATTAACTCAATAATTCTAGTAATCGAAGCATTGTCTTTAAAAATTAATTCGGCTATTTCTTTCTGAGAATAATTGGAGTTTTTATCAATAATGATAAGTACTAAAGCTTGGTCAACTGTAATATCATTTACGATTTGGCTAATGTTTTTCTGTGAAATTTTTCGATACTCTTTTATTGTTTGCTCAATTGTATAAAGGACAGTTCCTGTTGGATTATTTTTTTTCATACGAAATTATTTAGAAGCTAATAGTTGATACAAATATAATTGATATATCAATTATATAAAAATGTTTTTTTGATTTTTTAAATTAAGTGTTTCTTTCAAGCTTTTTTATATGATTTAAAGGAAATTATGTATGAGAGAGATTAAACAACGATTTTTAAATTATTTGGTTGTATTCTCATCTTTTTAATAAAACAGGTGTAAATACCTAGTGCCTCATTTTTATTTAGTAGTATTCTTGTAAGAAATAAATTTTATTTGATTGTGGTTTTCCGTAATGTAGCTAATTCTTAAAGGGGCAACTTTGGCTAGTGTTAAATATTATTCTTACTTAAAGATTAAATGTTCGTTAATTAAGATAAATTAGGTATAGTTGGTAATGTTATTTACTTAAAAAAAAATAATTAATTTAGAGAATAGCATAAGAAGCCACATGATTTGAGTATTAGAGATATTAGATGCGGTTAATAGGTAATCTTTTTATAATTTTACATAAAAATTAAATAGCTTGAAAACTTCATATAAAATTAATCAACTACGAGATTATTCGACTTTATTTTCTAGGTCAGAGGTGAATAGGTGGATGAAAAATGATTTCGACTCAATAAATTTAAAAATTCAGAGATACGACTCAAATATTTTAAATAAAAAAGTTAATTATTTAAAATATTTGAAGGATGTATACAAGATTTTACGAAAATTTTATGCAAATGAATATATTTATAAAAATGAGTTCTTAAATAAATGGTTGATAAAGGAGCTTGGTACCTCAGAATCTATAATTTATAATGAATTTAGATTAGGGAAAGCAATTGCAGATTTAGTAATGTTTAATGGTTGTTCAAAAGTGTTTGAAATTAAAACATTGTTAGATAAAGAATCTAGATTAAACTCGCAGCTGCAAGAGTATAAAAAAATATTTAATGAGGTTTATGTTATTGTTCCTATTTCAAAAATAGAAAAGTACAGCTTATACGATGATAGTGTTGGAATTATTTCTTATGACCAAGAGAATAGTCGATTTGATTTAATAAGGAATTCAGTTAAAAACTTGACTATTGATTCGAATTCAATTATGGAAATACTCCATACAAAAGAATATAAGAGTATTGTTGGAGATTATCATGGTGAATTTCCTGATTGTAACGATTTTGATCAATATGAGATTGGAAAACAGCTTATTAATGAAATTCCAGCAGAAGAATTAAATAAATTATTTATTAAAACTATGAAAAAAAGAAAAATAAATAATAATTTATGCAATAAAGAAAATAAGGAATTTAATCAGATTTTCTTGTCCCAAAACCTAAGTGAAATGCAAAAAATAAAATTGTTTAATAATTTAAATTCATTAATTTCTTATTAATATGTACTATCCTTATTTACGCGCAAGACAATTTGAACTAATTTCTTTACGAGAACTTATAATAGAAAATATCATTCAAAATTATGTTACTCCGATATTAGAACCAGTTAAAGACACATTTAATAATTTAAATTTAGCTCATAAATTATTTAAAGAAAATAATTTTAGTGCATTTTTAATAGTTAATCCTTTGGTTGGAGAATTAAATGGAGATGTTAATACTGTTTTGGATTATTTAGATACAATAGATGATTGTTGTTTTTTGCCAGCATTTCATTACACACAAAATTCAGATTATATAAGTCGAAGTATAACTGATTATAATTTAAGTGATTGTATGTTGATTTGTTATGATAATTTTACAGATGATGATGATTTTAGAGAATTATGTAGGCAAGATTTTATTACGCACATCACATTGTATGAGCCTCATAAGTACAGAAATCTTGATCGTTTTTTAAAAGGTTTGGGAAAAAATTATATCCGTTTGGATAACGTATTTGAAAGACAACTTAAGAATGCTGATTTTTTAGATATTCAAGCACATAAATTTTCGGAAGAACATCTTTTTTACCAAAATGAAAATTTCGACGGATTTTCTGATTTTACTGTTTTACCTAGTGAATTTATTGATGGAGGAAGTACTCCGCGTGCTGTGGTGATTCATTTAACATATTTAAATATAGAAGAAGAAAATCAAATTTGGATTAGGCATTTTACTTCTAATACAAATGATTCTATTGCTAACGTACAGGGGAAATTTGCAGAAGCAGCTTTGAAGGCGACTAATTTTTGTGAGGTAAATGGATTAGAGAATTCTGCGATAGCCGAATTACGTAATTATTATTTAAATGGTAGATACCCAGGTCTTGGAACTGTAAAGAAAATATCAATAAAAAATCATCTTAATGTTGTTAGGAATTATTTAGAGAGTAGAAATAATGAATAACGTTTGTACAAATTGTTTTTCAGATAGAGAACTAAAAGCATATATAGACATTCAATCTAATAAAGGAGAATGTACTTTTTGTGGTACTAGTGGAATTGAAATTATTGATGTTTGTGAATTATATGATTTTTTTAAAGAGCTACTGGATAATTTTCAAAAAAAAGAAAATGGACAACCGTTAAAAAATTTAATACAAGGTAATTGGAGTCTTTTTTCTTCTGCGGAACTTTCTTATAGTATTTTGAATTTTGTAATTCATAATATTGATACTGATATCCTTAGTTCTGATGATTTCGTTGATTTTAATGAAGATATCTTTGAGAATGTGAATTATTGGGATAAATTAAAAGAGCAACTTATTTGGGAAAGGAGATATTTGACGGATATAAATTATTTGACAGATGAATTAGGATGGGATGGGTTTTTTAATAGTCAAATAGCTTTAACAAAAGAGACAGTGCTATATAGGGCTAGATTACATAATAAAAGTGAAGAGAATTCATATACTCATTCTGAAATGTTCTGTCCTCCAAAAAAGATTTCATCAGCGGGTAGAGCAAATTCAAGAGGTATTCCTTTTTTGTATCTAAGTGATAATAGGGAAACTATACTTTATGAAATTAGGGCATCTTATTTGGATGAAATATCTATTGGAACTTTTGCTTTAAAAGACGATTTAAAAGAGCTAATTTATATATCTGACTTTACTGAATCTCCAACCATTTTTCATCCATCAAGAGTAAATGAAAGAATTAAATCGACTTTATTAAAACAAAAAATAAGTGTTGATTTATCAAAGCCAATGAGAAGATATGATTCTGAACTAGATTATATCCCTACTCAATTTATTTGTGAATTTATTAAGATTTATACTGGGGTAAAAGGAATAAAATTTAGAAGTTCTTTGCATACAATGGGAAATAATCTTGTTCTTTTTGACCAAGAAATTGTTCAATGTAACCATGTAGAAAAGGTTAGAGTTAAAAAGGTTCAGATATCTATTTGAAATTTTATAGTAATTCTTTTTGCGATTAGCTATTTGTTATTTTACTAAATTGGTAATCTTATTTGTTTTTTACGTAAGAAAATTACTCAACAATAATAATGATTAATGAAAAATGATTATGTTTGTAATGCCTTCTTAAAAATTTAAAAAGAGTATTAGAAATGAATATCAAGATAACAGATAAAGAAAAAATTAGTGTAACTACGGCTTCTGATTTATACGAAATCATGCAACGCATTTTATTACGAGAAAATAAGATTGATAGTGAGAAGGAACACTTCTGGATGATTGGGCTCAATATGGCAAATGTTATTCTTTATATAGAATTAGTAAGCATGGGTAGCGTGAAAGCAACAGTTGTAGAACCAATGAATGTATATAGAGTTGCCGTGTTAAAAGGAGCAACAAGTGTTATCGCTGTTCATAATCATCCTAGCGGAAATATGACTGCATCTGCATCTGATAAAGATGAAACGGACCGATTAATACAAGTAGGAAAGATTCTTAATATTAACCTTTTAGATCACCTGATTATTAGCACTGAAAAATATATGAGTTTTGCTAATATTGGACTAATGGCCGAATTAGAGCAAAGTGTAAAATACGTTCCAACGTATCAAATACAAGAAAGAATTCGCGATCGAGAACTTGAATTAAAAAAAGAAAAGGCTAAAACGGATAAACTTAAAGAAACAGTTATTACTAATCTTCTAAAGCAGAATATGACAATAGAAGAAATAGCTTCTGTATTAAATCTTACTCCAAAAGAAGTTAAGGATATTAGTAAAAAGTAAGGCGCTAATTTCAATATTGGTTTTTAGCCCTGATAGTAGGGACATCCTTTTATGGTGGTCCCGATTTTTTTCGGGATGGCATAAAAGATATAGCGGATAGCAGGAAATGGCTCCTTATATTTAGTCTTATTCCAAAAATAAGTAACGCTAATTAGTAAAGAATATGATAGTCTAAAAGGTATTTACAATTACAGACTTCACTTTTTAATAGAACGAGTTTAATTAAAGCATAGAATTAATCAATATTTCTGAAACATTCTTTTATTGTAAGTATTATCCTTATATTGGGTGATATTTAAAAATGAGTGTATTATGATTGATTTTTTGAAAAAAAACAAAAATTTTAGAAATGCATTATTTGTTTTTATAATTGCTTTTTCGTCTTTTCTTGCTTTTGAACCTTTATTCGAAAATTTAGGACAAAAGGCATCTCAGGAGTTTGCGGCGGCCATTTTCGGAACCATTTTCGCGGCTGTTATTACAATGGTTTTGTTGAGTAAACAATCTGAAACTGAGCAGGAGCGAAGTCGTAATGAAAAGGTCTTTGAACAAAAAATAGTGCTATTCAATCAGGTATTAGATTATTTGCAAACTATTTATGAAAATCTTGATGATGCAAACAAAATAAAAATTAGCCGTGCTAAGATTACTCAAATAGAATTTTTATTGGCAAAAATGGTTATGATTGGTAATGATAAAACGATAAAAGAGTTTAAATCATTATATCAGAATATAACCAATAACTATGTTCCCGAAACGCAAATACTTACCCTAAACATAAGTCATAAACATACTATTTTTCGCTTTGCAGATTATTGCAGGGAAGAGTTAGGATTATCGGACAAAAACTTAGAAAAAGAAATATTAGAGGATATCGTATTACAAGGAGAATTGTTTTATAATCTGGAGCAAAAAGAACCTCTAGATTTTGAGATACAGGAAACAATTAAGGATATCTATGGTTTTTTAGCCTTTGATTTAAATGTACCTATCGAAAATATTAAGTTTCTCCCAAACGGATTTGAAGCCTACATAAATAAAACTCAAGATAAAAAAAGGCGTTTTATCGAGTGTTTAATTGATAATCAGGAAATATATGTCAATATTCCAGTTTCTGATATGATAAAAGATTTTCAGCTAAATGGTAATACGTTTAAGATAAAACCATCAGATAGAAATAAATTTATAGCACAACAAGTTACTATAGAAAAAGCAATTGAGGAGAGTTACGAGTTTGTTAAAAAGCAGAAGATTGAATAAGGTTCTTCTTTTTATTTGTTGCACAATTCAAAAGATTCAAAAGTTATTTATAGTTAAATCGTCAATAATTAGTTTTAAAGCAAAAAGGATAAAGAAGTTTGTGGTACTCTTTATCCTTTTTTGTTTATCAATTTAGATTGCTTACAATTCGTTCGGCATCTTCTTTTATACCAAAGACAATTCCTGATTTTCGCTTACTCAACCACGGAAAGCCAATATAGTAAAGACCCGAAAGTGGAGCTATTCCGTTTTCATGAATTGGTTTTCCTAAATTGTCTAAAATTGGAATTTTAATCCAGCTAAAATCTGCTTCAAAACCAGTTGTCCATATAATGGAACTGATTTTAGATTCTAAAAGCGGTAATGTCCTTAAATGGCTTGCCGAAATACAATCTTGATCGGGTAGATCTGCAGGATCTAATTCGCTTTCGGTTGGTATACTATTGTTTTTTAAAATATAACCATCTATCATTTCTTTAATCTTCTCTGATGATTTGTCTGCAAAACGAATGTTTTCTGTCGCATCGTTATTAAACATAAAAGTTTCATTTTCAAAACCATTGAATCTTCCTAAAATAGAAACTCCTTGTCGCTGTAGCGATTGCAAACTAATGGTATGTCCTAATACGCCAACACCCGAAACTTGTGGTTGTGGATTGCGAATGACATCAGAATCTACTGCTGCCGTTGCTACATCCATAAACCCCATTAAAACCAGCCACTCCATCAGGTCTTTTCCTTTGTAACGTCTTGGCGTGCGTCCTACTTTACTACTAGCTAGGTGTACCTCTCGTCCGGATAGAATGAGCTCTTCTGCTATTTGGCATCCTGATTGTCCGCTACCAACAACAATAACTCCTCCTGCAGGCAATTGAGAAGGATTTTTATATTCTGAAGCATGCAATTGTGTAATTTGATTTGGAATAGTTTTACTAAACTCAGGTAATGAACCTTTATTCATTGCACCTGAAGCTATAATGACGTTGATAGATCTCCATTCGGACAATACTCCTTGATGCAAAGTAACAATGCAAAAACAATTTTTGCTTTTATCCTGAGTTAGCGAAATGACTTCGTAGTTTGCTTTTACTGGCAATTGAAATGTATCAACATAGGAATTCAGATAAGCAACAAACTCATTTCTATTCATGAACGCCTCTTTTTTATTGTCGATTTCTAATCCCGGTAGCGTATTCATCCAATTTGGGGTGTTAAAAGTAAAAGAATCCCATCGCTGTGCAATCCATGAATTTCCAATTTCCCCTTTTTCTAAAACTACATGTTCACGACCTTCTTGTTTTAGATAGAAACTGGTTGCTAATCCTGCTTGTCCACCGCCTATAACGATGGTGTTATATATTTTGATTTCCATTTATCTGCTATTTTTATATGTTTATCTTTGTACAAAGATGTTGGGAAAGAATAAATATCTGTTAACGTCCTTCGGATTATAATTGACGTAATCGGGTTTTAATTTATAATTTTAAGGATATGCTAACCATTGATCGTACTAGTTTAAAAAGAAAAGATTTCTTGAATTTTCGAGAAAAAGAGATTAGAATCGAACAAACGGAGAATGAAGGTTTTTTTCATTTCAACGAAGTTTCATTTGATGCTTTGCAATTTATTAGATGCCAATATCAAATTGCCAATCCTAAAACGATTCAGCTTAATATTGAAGATGCGGTACTTGAAATGCATTTTAGACTTGGTGGAGAAAGTGTAATGGTACATCCTCAAACTATAAATGTGAATGGCGGAAATCATACTTTGTTCTACCAACAAGATAATAATCCTGAAATTATTATGTCGCCAACCACAAAAGGTAATTTTTTAGAAATTCGGATAGGTGCAAAACATTTTGAACGTTTGCTATCAAGTGAAATTCCTGTAGTAAATAATCTAATAGAATCTGGTAGAAATAAGGTGTGGCCAGGTCATCAATTATCGATTACGCCCAAGATATACAACTTGATAAATGAAATAAGTAATTCACCTTATTCGGGAAAACTTAATATGTTGTTCTTAGAAGCTAAAATGACAGAACTTTTGTTGCTACAAACGACTTTATTTAATGAAGCAGATTTTTCAAAGCCGTTTTCATTTAAAAATTCCGATAGAATTAAATTTTATGAAGCGCAAGAATTTATGAATGCCCATTATATGGAAAGTTACACGATTAGACAAATTGCCTCTTCTATCGGTATTAACGAACGAAAACTAACTCAAGGTTTTAAAGAACTCTTTGGATTAACTGTATTTGAGTATATAAACGATTTAAGGATGAATAAGGCAAAACAGTTATTATTGGATGATAAAAAATATGTGGGAGAAGTTGCAGAAACGGTAGGATATAAAAATCAGCAAC
The nucleotide sequence above comes from Flavobacterium branchiarum. Encoded proteins:
- a CDS encoding serine hydrolase, producing the protein MKKTHQITKSRLLLIFILFPTLFFGQKDIATNLAKYMQAQVDINNFSGTVIVTKNGSVLLKKAYGLADYEWDIKNTVDTKFQLASVTKQFTATAILLLVENGKLSLDDKLSKFFPDYPKADKVTIHMLLCHSSGLGMGFKELAISTVSADEAYNEIKKMPYEFEPGTKSEYSNIGYYLLGKIIEKVSGEKYAVYLKKNIFDKVGMKNTGVSNNDSIISKKARVYHKTEKGYVQNPYINWTFNIGHDGVYSTLDDLALWDKALYGTTILSAEMKKKMFTSYNNQTYGYGLMINPFYNQGHQLIAHDGGFFGTMTSFNRFTDDGIFIAVLSNNESPSHIIAYSLAAIAFQKEVELPYKHHQIKADITQYDKYTGKYGEIEIIKNGEKLYYNNSEIELLPESKTKFFRADNNDRTVEFVLNKSGMYNSIILTKGGVKEIIMKNNL
- a CDS encoding MarR family winged helix-turn-helix transcriptional regulator, translating into MKKNNPTGTVLYTIEQTIKEYRKISQKNISQIVNDITVDQALVLIIIDKNSNYSQKEIAELIFKDNASITRIIELMVKKDYLTRKTNESDRRKFNLEITEKGKKTIELLNPAILKNRQTALEGLSEDEIELLDKILTKIILNCKK
- a CDS encoding sce7726 family protein — protein: MKTSYKINQLRDYSTLFSRSEVNRWMKNDFDSINLKIQRYDSNILNKKVNYLKYLKDVYKILRKFYANEYIYKNEFLNKWLIKELGTSESIIYNEFRLGKAIADLVMFNGCSKVFEIKTLLDKESRLNSQLQEYKKIFNEVYVIVPISKIEKYSLYDDSVGIISYDQENSRFDLIRNSVKNLTIDSNSIMEILHTKEYKSIVGDYHGEFPDCNDFDQYEIGKQLINEIPAEELNKLFIKTMKKRKINNNLCNKENKEFNQIFLSQNLSEMQKIKLFNNLNSLISY
- a CDS encoding sce7725 family protein — its product is MYYPYLRARQFELISLRELIIENIIQNYVTPILEPVKDTFNNLNLAHKLFKENNFSAFLIVNPLVGELNGDVNTVLDYLDTIDDCCFLPAFHYTQNSDYISRSITDYNLSDCMLICYDNFTDDDDFRELCRQDFITHITLYEPHKYRNLDRFLKGLGKNYIRLDNVFERQLKNADFLDIQAHKFSEEHLFYQNENFDGFSDFTVLPSEFIDGGSTPRAVVIHLTYLNIEEENQIWIRHFTSNTNDSIANVQGKFAEAALKATNFCEVNGLENSAIAELRNYYLNGRYPGLGTVKKISIKNHLNVVRNYLESRNNE
- a CDS encoding RES family NAD+ phosphorylase; this encodes MNNVCTNCFSDRELKAYIDIQSNKGECTFCGTSGIEIIDVCELYDFFKELLDNFQKKENGQPLKNLIQGNWSLFSSAELSYSILNFVIHNIDTDILSSDDFVDFNEDIFENVNYWDKLKEQLIWERRYLTDINYLTDELGWDGFFNSQIALTKETVLYRARLHNKSEENSYTHSEMFCPPKKISSAGRANSRGIPFLYLSDNRETILYEIRASYLDEISIGTFALKDDLKELIYISDFTESPTIFHPSRVNERIKSTLLKQKISVDLSKPMRRYDSELDYIPTQFICEFIKIYTGVKGIKFRSSLHTMGNNLVLFDQEIVQCNHVEKVRVKKVQISI
- a CDS encoding JAB domain-containing protein; protein product: MNIKITDKEKISVTTASDLYEIMQRILLRENKIDSEKEHFWMIGLNMANVILYIELVSMGSVKATVVEPMNVYRVAVLKGATSVIAVHNHPSGNMTASASDKDETDRLIQVGKILNINLLDHLIISTEKYMSFANIGLMAELEQSVKYVPTYQIQERIRDRELELKKEKAKTDKLKETVITNLLKQNMTIEEIASVLNLTPKEVKDISKK
- a CDS encoding NAD(P)-binding domain-containing protein — encoded protein: MEIKIYNTIVIGGGQAGLATSFYLKQEGREHVVLEKGEIGNSWIAQRWDSFTFNTPNWMNTLPGLEIDNKKEAFMNRNEFVAYLNSYVDTFQLPVKANYEVISLTQDKSKNCFCIVTLHQGVLSEWRSINVIIASGAMNKGSLPEFSKTIPNQITQLHASEYKNPSQLPAGGVIVVGSGQSGCQIAEELILSGREVHLASSKVGRTPRRYKGKDLMEWLVLMGFMDVATAAVDSDVIRNPQPQVSGVGVLGHTISLQSLQRQGVSILGRFNGFENETFMFNNDATENIRFADKSSEKIKEMIDGYILKNNSIPTESELDPADLPDQDCISASHLRTLPLLESKISSIIWTTGFEADFSWIKIPILDNLGKPIHENGIAPLSGLYYIGFPWLSKRKSGIVFGIKEDAERIVSNLN
- a CDS encoding AraC family transcriptional regulator; its protein translation is MLTIDRTSLKRKDFLNFREKEIRIEQTENEGFFHFNEVSFDALQFIRCQYQIANPKTIQLNIEDAVLEMHFRLGGESVMVHPQTINVNGGNHTLFYQQDNNPEIIMSPTTKGNFLEIRIGAKHFERLLSSEIPVVNNLIESGRNKVWPGHQLSITPKIYNLINEISNSPYSGKLNMLFLEAKMTELLLLQTTLFNEADFSKPFSFKNSDRIKFYEAQEFMNAHYMESYTIRQIASSIGINERKLTQGFKELFGLTVFEYINDLRMNKAKQLLLDDKKYVGEVAETVGYKNQQHFTVAFKKKFGMLPSKLK